From Arcobacter sp. CECT 8983, the proteins below share one genomic window:
- the soxA gene encoding sulfur oxidation c-type cytochrome SoxA: MLLKIAKTTALAALTVCTLNAANFNAQAEKDRLALIDYFEAKFENPEKNKATFFPYSTDDELKNNIISGLKHEDFAIGNYAFSKNGKVSYEEINEFPPYGEFIENGEALYEEKFANGKSLATCFPDPVEAGSKYPYFDEERKEVMTLTVAINECRTNNGEEKWNTKKGKMAHVQAFFVSSAKDEDKVVNTKIESADAAAAYERGKEYYYSQKGYLKLNCAECHVQGAALRVRNESLSQLLGQTTHFPVYRLKWGAASANNDGLGTLERRMIGCVKDQGQVPPKAEDKELRELLFFMSYMSNGLKIDGPDIRK, encoded by the coding sequence ATGTTATTAAAAATTGCTAAAACGACTGCATTGGCTGCTCTTACTGTATGTACTTTAAATGCAGCAAATTTTAATGCACAAGCTGAGAAAGATAGACTTGCTTTAATTGATTACTTTGAAGCAAAGTTTGAAAATCCTGAGAAGAATAAAGCTACTTTCTTCCCTTATTCTACTGATGATGAATTAAAGAATAATATTATTAGTGGACTTAAGCATGAAGATTTTGCTATAGGAAACTATGCTTTCTCTAAAAATGGAAAAGTGTCATATGAAGAGATTAATGAATTCCCTCCATATGGAGAGTTTATTGAAAATGGTGAAGCTTTATATGAAGAGAAGTTTGCAAATGGTAAATCGCTTGCTACATGTTTCCCTGATCCAGTAGAAGCAGGTTCTAAATACCCTTACTTTGATGAAGAAAGAAAAGAAGTAATGACATTAACTGTTGCTATTAATGAGTGTAGAACAAATAATGGTGAGGAAAAATGGAATACTAAAAAAGGTAAAATGGCTCATGTACAAGCATTCTTTGTTTCTTCTGCAAAAGATGAAGATAAAGTTGTAAATACAAAAATTGAAAGTGCTGACGCTGCAGCTGCTTATGAAAGAGGAAAAGAGTATTATTATAGCCAAAAAGGTTATTTAAAACTTAACTGTGCAGAATGTCACGTACAAGGTGCAGCTTTAAGAGTTAGAAATGAGTCTTTATCTCAATTATTAGGACAAACTACACACTTCCCTGTATATAGATTAAAATGGGGTGCAGCAAGTGCTAACAATGATGGATTAGGTACTTTAGAAAGAAGAATGATTGGGTGTGTAAAAGATCAAGGTCAAGTTCCACCAAAAGCTGAAGACAAAGAATTGAGAGAACTTTTATTCTTTATGTCTTACATGAGTAATGGACTTAAAATTGATGGTCCAGATATTAGAAAATAA